In Symmachiella dynata, the following are encoded in one genomic region:
- a CDS encoding DNA internalization-related competence protein ComEC/Rec2, with protein MIGPPPANSNDFQRPRSPIVAVAVSFAVGICLETWWPVSLLSWWVVLAAAWGGWLIAFRRRRMAAAWLLCFACVAAGGLRQHWFLTITTADNIALFARETPQPVRLTGTVTSQPVVIPRKKHAFPSTIPEYDSTLCEIDCQTLLSGDTATTTSGTVRLQITGHAPHIGVGDEVEIVGLLSQPVGRRNPGGFDFRDYLHSQGIDAMLRTDYPDAVQTIKPAGRWWQPLRFAADIREECGDVLTANLSPDNAPVAAALLLGDRRDVTDDLRNAFAQSGTMHFLALSGLHVGILATLLWGICRLFRFPAAWTTVVILSCLIGYTFINEARLPVIRATVMAAVILIGQPWHRRARLGNSLALAALVLLLWNPAQLFEVGPQLSFLAVVAIVALMRLKTETSAIIEAKEQYSPQELRGERFEQIHRWLSPPLHWIGDGLLITAGIWLIVAPLIAARFQIISPVGLGVNVLLMPLVIVVLWCGYALLFCGLLLPPLAPVFGYLFDSGLSLFLAIVDNAQRLSWGHQHVPGPANWWLLGFYALLVAAIFGGSKFGMRRWGARGLLCWCVLGLAVAVVPRNKPQLRCTFFSVGHGSAILVELPNGRTLLYDAGQLHDAGRTERIIENGAWELGIARLDAVVLSHADVDHFNAVPGLLGKLPVDGVYVSPSLLDTRQPAVAALCDAIFDSDIPLHSLGTDDQLLLDDDVNIRVLVPAGDVRGGSDNANSLVLAIEYRERVILLTGDLEGEGLLALFATPSLDVDVLVSPHHGSLAANTLDLAAWCRPRWVIASGGRQSPTAALREIYGPGTTVLSTWTSGAVTVTIDDTGKIDVKEFVK; from the coding sequence ATGATTGGTCCGCCGCCCGCCAACTCGAACGATTTTCAGCGCCCGCGATCGCCCATTGTGGCGGTGGCAGTTAGTTTTGCTGTTGGGATCTGCCTCGAAACCTGGTGGCCGGTTTCATTACTCAGTTGGTGGGTCGTTTTAGCCGCCGCATGGGGCGGTTGGCTCATCGCTTTTCGTCGTCGACGAATGGCAGCGGCCTGGTTGTTGTGCTTTGCGTGCGTCGCTGCGGGAGGATTACGGCAGCATTGGTTTCTCACTATCACGACAGCGGACAACATCGCGCTGTTCGCCCGTGAGACACCCCAACCAGTGCGTTTGACGGGAACGGTCACTTCGCAACCCGTTGTCATCCCCCGCAAAAAGCACGCTTTTCCCAGCACGATCCCGGAATACGACAGCACCCTCTGTGAAATCGATTGCCAAACATTGCTGTCGGGTGACACAGCGACGACAACTTCCGGAACGGTACGACTGCAAATCACCGGCCATGCGCCGCACATTGGAGTGGGCGATGAAGTTGAGATTGTGGGGTTACTCTCGCAACCGGTCGGACGGCGGAATCCCGGAGGGTTTGATTTCCGGGATTATCTTCACAGCCAGGGGATCGACGCGATGCTGCGTACGGATTATCCCGACGCCGTGCAAACCATTAAGCCAGCGGGGCGATGGTGGCAGCCGTTACGATTCGCAGCTGATATTCGCGAAGAATGCGGCGATGTGCTCACGGCAAATCTCAGTCCCGATAACGCGCCGGTCGCTGCGGCGCTGTTGTTGGGGGATCGACGGGATGTCACAGATGACCTGCGAAATGCCTTCGCACAAAGTGGAACAATGCATTTTTTGGCGCTCTCGGGACTGCATGTAGGAATCTTGGCAACGCTGCTGTGGGGGATCTGCCGGTTGTTTCGATTTCCGGCGGCATGGACGACCGTAGTCATCTTGAGTTGTTTGATCGGCTATACGTTTATCAACGAAGCTCGGTTGCCGGTGATTCGCGCAACGGTCATGGCAGCGGTGATTCTCATTGGACAACCTTGGCACCGTCGCGCCCGCTTGGGCAATTCCCTCGCCTTGGCGGCGCTGGTGTTACTGTTGTGGAATCCCGCGCAGCTGTTCGAAGTTGGCCCGCAATTGTCGTTTCTGGCGGTGGTAGCCATTGTGGCGCTCATGCGTTTAAAAACCGAAACGTCTGCCATTATCGAAGCGAAAGAACAGTATTCCCCGCAGGAACTGCGCGGCGAGCGGTTTGAGCAGATCCACCGTTGGTTAAGTCCTCCGCTGCATTGGATCGGGGACGGTCTGTTGATTACCGCGGGGATTTGGTTGATCGTTGCGCCGCTCATCGCCGCCCGTTTTCAGATAATTTCGCCTGTCGGCTTGGGGGTCAATGTGCTCCTGATGCCGCTGGTCATTGTCGTGCTTTGGTGCGGATATGCACTGCTGTTTTGCGGGTTGTTGCTACCCCCCTTGGCACCGGTGTTCGGATATTTGTTTGACAGTGGACTGTCGTTATTTTTAGCAATCGTCGACAACGCGCAGCGACTGAGTTGGGGACATCAGCATGTCCCCGGCCCGGCCAATTGGTGGCTCCTTGGGTTTTATGCCCTGCTAGTGGCGGCGATCTTTGGTGGATCAAAGTTTGGCATGCGGCGTTGGGGAGCGCGAGGCTTATTGTGTTGGTGCGTATTGGGTCTGGCCGTTGCGGTCGTTCCCCGCAACAAACCACAACTACGTTGCACGTTTTTTTCCGTGGGGCACGGCAGTGCGATTCTCGTGGAACTGCCTAATGGACGAACACTACTTTACGACGCGGGACAATTGCATGATGCGGGGCGGACGGAGCGGATTATTGAAAACGGGGCTTGGGAGTTAGGAATCGCGCGGCTGGACGCCGTGGTGCTTTCGCATGCCGACGTCGATCATTTCAACGCCGTTCCCGGTCTCCTCGGCAAGCTCCCGGTGGACGGGGTCTATGTTTCTCCTTCGCTGCTCGATACGAGACAACCGGCGGTTGCTGCGCTGTGCGACGCCATCTTCGACAGCGACATTCCGCTTCATTCTTTAGGAACGGACGACCAGTTACTACTAGACGACGATGTCAACATTCGCGTGCTTGTCCCGGCTGGGGATGTGCGGGGCGGCAGCGATAATGCCAATAGCTTAGTGCTGGCCATCGAGTATCGCGAAAGGGTCATTCTGCTGACCGGCGATTTGGAGGGCGAAGGGTTGTTGGCACTTTTCGCGACCCCCTCACTCGATGTGGACGTACTCGTGTCACCACATCACGGAAGCCTGGCTGCCAACACATTAGACTTGGCCGCATGGTGTCGACCGCGTTGGGTCATCGCCAGTGGCGGGCGGCAAAGTCCCACGGCGGCATTGCGCGAGATTTATGGGCCGGGAACGACTGTGCTCTCCACCTGGACGAGCGGCGCGGTGACGGTCACGATCGACGACACCGGAAAAATCGACGTCAAAGAATTCGTAAAATAG
- a CDS encoding winged helix-turn-helix domain-containing protein, giving the protein MATATLENELDTIGYTAGMIWHFLGDNGPTTMTQLVKAIDAPRDKVMQGVGWLAREGKICYEEGSRSKTIRLV; this is encoded by the coding sequence ATGGCCACGGCAACATTGGAAAACGAACTCGATACAATTGGTTACACTGCCGGAATGATCTGGCACTTTCTTGGCGACAACGGCCCGACGACGATGACCCAGTTGGTGAAGGCGATTGACGCGCCGCGCGACAAGGTTATGCAAGGTGTCGGCTGGTTGGCTCGCGAAGGCAAGATCTGCTACGAGGAAGGTTCGCGTAGCAAAACGATCCGCTTAGTCTGA
- a CDS encoding aldehyde dehydrogenase family protein, translating into MATTTTEDVYTAPTVRRTQLLIDGQWCDAASGKTFGTFNPATEEKIADVAEGDTEDIDRAVTAARRAFESGPWKKMDARDRGALLHRLADLVEANFDELAALETLDNGKPINDSRAADLPLVIDCLRYYAGWADKIHGQTIPIRGDYFCYTRREPLGVAGQIIPWNFPLLMAAWKWGPALAAGCTIVMKPAEQTPLTCLRMGELAMEAGFPDGVINIVPGYGPTAGAALVKHPEVDKIAFTGEHKTAQIIMADAAQTLKRLTFELGGKSPNVIFADADLDAAAAGTEFGLFFNQGQCCCAGSRVFVEEAIHEQFVEKLIQCAKGRKLGDPFDTQTGQGPQIDQAQFDKILSYIDKGNEAGAHCVAGGSRFGDQGFFIEPTIFDNVTDDMPIATDEIFGPVLSVLPFKSIEEVTARANNTFYGLAAAVWTRDVGKAHRLANSIKAGTVWINCYDVFDAAAPFGGFKMSGIGRELGEAALANYTELKTVTMNLD; encoded by the coding sequence ATGGCGACCACAACGACCGAAGACGTCTATACAGCCCCGACCGTGCGACGAACACAATTGCTCATTGACGGCCAATGGTGTGATGCGGCCAGCGGCAAGACCTTTGGCACGTTCAATCCGGCCACCGAAGAAAAAATCGCCGATGTCGCCGAGGGGGATACGGAGGACATTGACCGGGCCGTCACCGCTGCCCGCCGAGCGTTTGAATCCGGTCCCTGGAAAAAAATGGATGCTCGCGACCGCGGCGCGTTGCTGCACCGGTTGGCGGATTTGGTTGAGGCCAATTTCGACGAACTGGCGGCGCTGGAAACGCTCGACAACGGCAAACCGATCAACGACAGCCGCGCCGCTGACCTGCCGTTGGTGATCGACTGCTTACGGTATTACGCTGGTTGGGCGGACAAGATCCACGGGCAGACGATTCCGATTCGCGGCGATTATTTCTGCTACACGCGGCGTGAACCGTTGGGTGTGGCGGGACAGATCATTCCCTGGAACTTTCCACTGCTGATGGCAGCCTGGAAATGGGGACCGGCACTGGCGGCGGGCTGCACGATCGTGATGAAACCGGCCGAGCAAACGCCGCTAACCTGTCTACGCATGGGCGAATTGGCCATGGAAGCGGGATTTCCCGACGGAGTGATCAATATCGTCCCGGGGTATGGTCCTACAGCGGGTGCCGCACTGGTAAAGCATCCCGAGGTCGACAAAATCGCCTTTACCGGCGAACATAAAACCGCTCAGATCATCATGGCCGACGCGGCGCAGACGCTCAAACGGCTGACGTTTGAACTGGGGGGCAAAAGTCCCAACGTGATCTTTGCCGACGCCGACCTGGATGCCGCTGCGGCGGGCACAGAGTTTGGATTGTTTTTCAACCAAGGGCAATGTTGTTGCGCCGGTAGCCGGGTGTTTGTTGAGGAAGCGATCCACGAACAGTTTGTGGAGAAGCTGATTCAATGTGCCAAGGGCCGCAAATTGGGCGATCCGTTCGACACACAAACGGGACAGGGACCACAAATTGATCAAGCGCAATTCGACAAGATCCTGAGTTACATCGACAAGGGGAACGAAGCCGGTGCGCATTGCGTGGCGGGCGGGTCCCGTTTTGGCGACCAAGGGTTTTTCATCGAGCCGACCATTTTCGACAACGTCACTGACGACATGCCGATTGCCACCGACGAAATCTTCGGCCCTGTACTCAGCGTGTTGCCGTTTAAGTCGATCGAGGAGGTCACCGCCCGGGCCAACAACACGTTTTACGGTTTGGCAGCCGCTGTTTGGACGCGGGATGTCGGCAAGGCGCACCGTTTGGCCAACAGCATCAAAGCGGGCACGGTCTGGATCAACTGTTACGACGTCTTCGACGCAGCTGCCCCGTTCGGCGGTTTCAAAATGAGCGGCATCGGCCGCGAGTTGGGCGAAGCGGCGCTGGCGAATTATACGGAATTGAAGACGGTGACGATGAATTTGGATTAG
- a CDS encoding lipase family protein, translated as MSSSLVPKVIQDVGEVPLVLHSDVREPLANLSFLRRGLVLAELAMIAYNDEAEASRAAEAIGFSESQLFEHDGAQAYRFANDRDVVLACRGTEANEWNDLKADANASMAVVGALGKVHSGFNQEVDDLWPVLEGTLREDTRPVWFCGHSLGAAMATICAYRCKASAIVSNPQELHTYGSPRIGNKRYIRHAELSHYRWVHNNDVVTRVPPAWLGYRHGGDEVYLDRHGRIRKLKGVWRSRDRWRGFMAGLFKWKFDLLADHSIHLYAQHIATAVVQEDRKASAGRETRDEDDLVIRNKQDESEQND; from the coding sequence ATGAGCAGTTCACTTGTCCCCAAAGTGATCCAAGACGTTGGCGAAGTACCGCTCGTTTTGCACTCCGATGTGCGGGAACCGCTGGCGAATCTGAGTTTTCTGCGACGTGGTCTGGTGTTGGCCGAATTGGCGATGATTGCCTACAACGACGAGGCCGAAGCCAGCCGCGCTGCTGAGGCGATTGGTTTTTCTGAGTCCCAATTGTTCGAACATGACGGTGCGCAGGCCTATCGATTTGCCAATGACCGGGACGTAGTGCTGGCCTGTCGTGGAACCGAGGCCAATGAATGGAATGACCTGAAAGCCGATGCGAATGCCTCGATGGCGGTCGTGGGAGCATTGGGCAAGGTCCATAGCGGCTTTAATCAGGAAGTCGACGACCTGTGGCCGGTGCTGGAGGGAACCCTGCGTGAGGATACGCGGCCGGTTTGGTTTTGCGGGCATTCACTGGGAGCGGCCATGGCCACAATCTGCGCTTACCGCTGCAAAGCCTCGGCGATTGTCAGCAATCCGCAAGAACTGCATACCTACGGTTCCCCCCGTATCGGCAACAAGCGTTATATCCGCCATGCCGAGTTGAGCCATTATCGTTGGGTGCACAACAACGATGTCGTCACCCGCGTGCCGCCCGCTTGGTTGGGATATCGGCATGGCGGCGACGAGGTCTATTTGGACCGGCACGGACGCATCCGCAAACTGAAAGGCGTCTGGCGCAGCCGCGACCGCTGGCGGGGCTTTATGGCGGGGTTATTCAAATGGAAATTCGATCTGTTGGCCGACCATAGCATCCATCTCTACGCGCAACACATTGCCACCGCCGTCGTTCAAGAAGACCGAAAAGCATCCGCAGGACGTGAAACGCGCGACGAAGACGATCTCGTGATTCGAAACAAACAGGACGAGTCGGAGCAAAACGACTGA
- a CDS encoding tetratricopeptide repeat protein, protein MTQTSEFQVLCKEARQCWRDGEYQCAVELFEQALEIEEVSETHQHAGMAAYMAGDTENAVKHLIRATHLAPSNSQARINLGAVYNRRKEYKLAIDALRKGLAMDMHCAEGYFNLGMAHRHQNEPKMAIPALREAIRLDPEMADAHVQLAEVYSGQGNYKQAIELAEQALKIKPGFEAAQQILDKAEQGRDTAKASSKNLDWIAGVSPTKLDQGFRELTDEQQVADHRHLVVLAHSIHQIANDVLLQMRRELDPATRQVYRIVSRPEKNPGTLTEAYAAFKRATKSYKILRDRLGVKMQELRDYEESMKENNGE, encoded by the coding sequence ATGACGCAAACGTCCGAATTCCAAGTGCTGTGCAAAGAAGCGCGTCAATGCTGGCGTGATGGCGAATATCAGTGTGCCGTCGAATTGTTTGAGCAGGCGTTGGAAATCGAAGAGGTCTCCGAGACGCATCAACACGCGGGCATGGCCGCCTATATGGCGGGCGACACTGAGAATGCGGTCAAGCATCTCATCCGAGCCACGCATCTGGCCCCGTCCAACTCTCAAGCTCGCATCAATTTGGGCGCGGTGTACAATCGCCGCAAAGAATACAAGCTTGCCATCGATGCCCTCCGCAAGGGGTTGGCTATGGACATGCACTGCGCCGAGGGGTATTTCAATCTCGGCATGGCGCATCGCCACCAGAACGAACCCAAAATGGCGATTCCCGCGCTGCGTGAAGCGATCCGCCTCGATCCTGAAATGGCAGACGCGCACGTCCAACTGGCGGAAGTCTATAGTGGACAAGGAAACTATAAACAGGCGATCGAATTGGCCGAACAGGCATTGAAAATCAAACCCGGATTTGAGGCGGCACAACAGATCTTGGATAAAGCGGAGCAGGGCCGTGATACCGCCAAGGCTTCGTCGAAAAATTTGGATTGGATCGCCGGCGTCAGCCCCACAAAATTGGACCAGGGGTTTCGCGAATTGACCGATGAGCAGCAGGTTGCCGACCACCGTCATCTCGTCGTGTTGGCGCACTCAATCCACCAAATCGCCAACGATGTTTTGCTGCAAATGCGGCGGGAACTCGATCCCGCCACGCGGCAAGTTTATCGCATTGTCAGCCGTCCCGAAAAAAATCCCGGCACCTTGACCGAAGCGTACGCAGCCTTCAAACGAGCCACCAAATCGTACAAAATCCTCCGCGATCGACTGGGCGTCAAAATGCAGGAACTGCGGGATTACGAAGAGTCAATGAAAGAAAACAACGGCGAATAA
- a CDS encoding bifunctional serine/threonine-protein kinase/formylglycine-generating enzyme family protein — MLGDILVNRFRLEERLGGGAQGEIYRARDLELSRSVAVKIPNEKVDENFVNTFKREAKLLVKFEHANVVTLHDYYDPPGGMPFLVMEYLQGQPLDVRLKDKERPLTRQQLRDFSEQICGALQKAHEAGLVHRDIKPSNVMLVDEGKKSERFVMLDLGIAKLADFATITNPTIMGTQGEFSGTIAYMSPEQLEGAKVDFRSDIYSFGTTMYQILTGQLPFAPPDSYAGLFGFMQKVVKENPPSMADVAPDQEFSPQLEEVVQDCMAKEAGDRPDSMQTVSQRLLKSLPRDISSAVADTQIISQDTIRNWEANPPRSSAKSYLGWVTAAVVVILGGLWFAYGNRSTQDIPPQTLLSAPPAVSVNTETLRIAAGDSATLQILLTSDVDGFANLNLKGIPGVSWNGKAEGEALQKQVHVRADEIESLEIQATAAIEAPPRDAETLTTVNIEDPETGKQLTHEIRAALIFQPPRVWLPDAEGFRRNPESGLFPHPHNENAGPGNKKYLPGRIERVIVGESGAEIRIPFLLIHRARLPGSAQVDSQWPRDAEPFYLMENKVRNQWVLEYAAAHPGAFDLKSWTYHGDNSQIRPTDGLFDWLIHPEKKEYLDIPAMNLRVDEAELIAQWIGNGQGTLPRQRDWNIATGLWDTDVEFVQKNWPQGPYRGIWDAAVPLHIALNHEQGTEPPAVVGSSADDVSPYGCRDMAGNGWEYTADVNLDGNPEGTVRENLSLIRGQDTTASVDLEDSWTVSRGQQYFRGGSANSKPVQPLTYNDLSTKESEDLMVALRGRDVGFRVMIPID; from the coding sequence ATGCTTGGGGATATTCTCGTCAACCGATTTCGCCTTGAGGAGCGCCTGGGCGGCGGCGCGCAGGGGGAAATCTATCGTGCGCGGGATCTGGAGTTGAGCCGCTCGGTTGCCGTCAAAATCCCCAACGAAAAAGTCGACGAGAATTTCGTCAACACGTTCAAGCGCGAAGCCAAATTGCTTGTTAAATTCGAGCATGCCAACGTCGTTACGCTCCACGACTATTACGATCCCCCGGGCGGGATGCCGTTTTTGGTCATGGAGTACCTGCAAGGGCAGCCGCTCGATGTTCGCTTGAAGGACAAAGAGCGCCCCTTGACCCGACAGCAGTTGCGCGACTTCTCCGAGCAAATTTGTGGCGCATTGCAAAAAGCGCACGAAGCAGGACTGGTTCATCGTGACATCAAACCGAGCAACGTGATGCTGGTCGATGAGGGCAAAAAGAGCGAGCGGTTTGTGATGCTCGACTTGGGTATCGCCAAGTTGGCCGATTTTGCCACCATCACCAATCCCACGATCATGGGCACCCAGGGTGAATTCTCCGGAACGATCGCCTATATGTCGCCGGAACAATTAGAAGGAGCGAAAGTCGACTTTCGCAGCGACATCTATTCGTTCGGCACGACGATGTATCAGATCCTGACCGGCCAACTCCCTTTTGCGCCGCCGGACTCCTATGCGGGGCTGTTCGGGTTTATGCAAAAGGTGGTCAAGGAAAATCCGCCGTCGATGGCGGACGTTGCTCCCGATCAAGAATTCTCGCCGCAATTGGAAGAGGTCGTGCAAGACTGCATGGCGAAAGAAGCGGGCGACCGGCCCGATTCGATGCAAACAGTTTCGCAACGCTTGCTCAAAAGCCTGCCACGCGATATTTCCTCGGCGGTGGCTGACACACAGATTATTTCGCAGGACACAATCCGGAACTGGGAAGCGAATCCCCCCCGGAGTTCTGCGAAATCGTACTTGGGATGGGTGACCGCGGCAGTGGTGGTGATCTTGGGCGGCCTCTGGTTCGCCTATGGAAATCGCAGTACCCAGGATATCCCGCCGCAGACCTTGCTGTCGGCGCCACCGGCAGTTTCCGTCAATACAGAGACGCTGCGGATTGCAGCGGGGGATTCGGCGACACTGCAAATCCTCCTCACCTCCGATGTCGATGGCTTCGCAAACCTCAATCTCAAGGGGATTCCGGGAGTCTCCTGGAACGGGAAAGCCGAGGGCGAGGCGCTGCAGAAACAGGTTCATGTGCGCGCCGATGAAATTGAGTCCCTTGAAATCCAAGCAACCGCTGCGATCGAAGCGCCCCCGCGAGACGCCGAGACACTGACAACCGTCAACATCGAGGATCCCGAAACGGGGAAGCAACTTACCCACGAAATCCGGGCCGCTCTGATCTTTCAACCGCCTCGGGTTTGGCTACCGGATGCAGAAGGATTTCGCCGCAATCCGGAATCGGGATTGTTCCCGCATCCCCACAATGAAAATGCCGGTCCAGGGAACAAAAAGTATTTGCCCGGCCGCATCGAACGGGTCATTGTGGGCGAGTCCGGCGCGGAAATCCGCATTCCGTTTCTTTTAATCCATCGAGCCCGATTGCCCGGCAGCGCACAGGTCGACTCGCAATGGCCGCGTGATGCTGAACCATTTTATCTGATGGAAAACAAAGTCCGCAATCAATGGGTGTTGGAATACGCCGCAGCGCATCCCGGAGCGTTTGACTTGAAGTCGTGGACGTATCACGGAGACAATTCCCAGATTCGCCCCACGGACGGGCTCTTTGATTGGTTGATCCACCCGGAGAAAAAGGAATACCTCGACATCCCTGCGATGAACCTACGGGTCGACGAAGCTGAATTGATCGCGCAATGGATCGGCAACGGGCAGGGAACGTTGCCGCGACAGAGGGACTGGAACATTGCGACAGGCTTGTGGGACACTGATGTTGAATTCGTACAGAAAAACTGGCCGCAAGGGCCTTATCGAGGTATCTGGGATGCTGCGGTTCCTTTACACATCGCACTGAACCACGAACAGGGCACCGAACCGCCCGCTGTGGTGGGTTCGTCAGCCGACGACGTGAGCCCCTATGGATGCCGGGACATGGCGGGCAATGGCTGGGAATACACTGCGGATGTCAATTTAGATGGAAACCCTGAGGGAACGGTGCGTGAGAACTTGTCGCTCATTCGAGGACAGGACACAACGGCCAGTGTGGACCTAGAGGATTCGTGGACTGTGAGCCGTGGACAGCAATACTTCCGGGGCGGATCGGCTAACAGTAAACCGGTACAGCCACTCACTTACAACGATCTCAGCACCAAAGAATCGGAAGATTTGATGGTTGCCCTCCGCGGCAGGGACGTTGGTTTTCGCGTGATGATTCCGATTGACTGA